The Janthinobacterium lividum genome has a window encoding:
- a CDS encoding LysR family transcriptional regulator, whose protein sequence is MDKIKAMQTFVRIVEANSFSKAAETLNLPRAALTATLQKLEAYLGTQLLQRTTRRLSLTPEGAEYFRHCLDILKAVDTAELAFRGPDAKKPRGLLRINLPNTVGRRLVMPHIAQFHAAYPDVQLQLSLTDRLVDLTQEGIDCALRVGTLQDSAFIGKQVGLMRFATCASPAYLAQHGAPHTLADLAAHRGIMHYSGRTGRAFDWDFLQGKEVVRVQMAGPIAVNDADASVDCALQGLGLAQAAMYQVRQHLDSGALVAVLADHPPTPMPMSLLTPQGRLATPKLQAFTGWITALLAAQPDVQLPTHKI, encoded by the coding sequence ATGGACAAGATCAAGGCCATGCAGACCTTCGTGCGCATCGTTGAAGCCAACAGTTTTTCCAAGGCGGCCGAAACATTGAATTTGCCGCGCGCCGCGCTGACGGCCACCCTGCAAAAGCTGGAAGCCTACCTGGGCACGCAATTGCTGCAGCGAACCACGCGCCGTTTGTCCCTGACGCCGGAAGGGGCCGAGTACTTTCGCCACTGTCTCGATATCCTGAAGGCCGTCGATACGGCGGAACTGGCCTTCCGTGGTCCGGACGCGAAAAAACCGCGCGGCTTGCTGCGCATCAACCTGCCCAATACGGTAGGCCGGCGCCTCGTCATGCCCCATATCGCGCAATTCCACGCCGCCTATCCGGACGTGCAACTGCAGCTGAGCCTGACGGACCGCCTGGTCGACTTGACGCAGGAAGGCATCGATTGCGCCTTGCGCGTGGGCACCTTGCAAGATTCCGCCTTCATCGGCAAGCAGGTCGGCCTGATGCGCTTCGCCACGTGCGCCTCGCCCGCCTACCTGGCGCAGCATGGCGCGCCGCACACCCTTGCCGACCTGGCTGCGCACCGGGGCATCATGCATTACTCGGGCCGCACGGGACGCGCCTTCGATTGGGATTTCCTGCAAGGAAAGGAGGTCGTGCGCGTGCAAATGGCCGGCCCCATCGCCGTCAACGATGCGGACGCCAGCGTCGATTGCGCGCTGCAAGGGCTGGGCCTGGCGCAGGCCGCCATGTACCAGGTGCGCCAGCACCTCGACAGCGGCGCCCTGGTGGCCGTGCTGGCGGATCACCCGCCGACGCCGATGCCCATGTCGCTGCTGACGCCACAAGGCCGGCTGGCCACGCCCAAGCTGCAGGCGTTTACCGGCTGGATCACTGCCCTGCTGGCTGCCCAGCCCGACGTGCAACTGCCCACGCACAAAATCTGA
- a CDS encoding MFS transporter codes for MNKASSSAPHDISPAMVLLLAIASGLIVANLYYAQTLVGPISASTGLSAKAAGLIVTLTQVGYTLGLLFVVPLGDLLENRRLIVTALLVTATALVVAALSTGAVVFLAAALAIGLGSVAAQVIVPFAAHLSQEATRGQTVGKVVSGLLLGIMLARPVASLVAAHASWHVVFGGAAVLMVLLALVLRRALPVRQPVSSMRYPALMASLWHLLLGTPVLRRRAAYHAGLFGAFSLFWTVTPLVLSSPAFGLSQTGIAIFALVGMAGAVASPIAGRLADAGHTLPATAAALALGIVAFALPMFAPESKHVALGLLVVASIVLDMGVAANLVLGQRAIFSLGAEVRGRLNGLYFALFFAGGAAGSAIGAWVYASYGWQATLLTGMAFPGLALLVWLGEFLPQATRRTA; via the coding sequence ATGAACAAGGCCTCATCTTCTGCTCCCCACGACATTTCGCCCGCCATGGTGCTGCTGCTGGCCATCGCTTCCGGCCTGATCGTGGCCAATCTGTATTACGCGCAAACCCTCGTCGGGCCCATCAGCGCCTCGACGGGCCTGTCGGCCAAGGCTGCCGGGCTGATCGTCACCCTGACACAAGTCGGCTATACCCTTGGCCTGCTGTTTGTCGTGCCCCTGGGCGACTTGCTGGAAAACCGCCGCCTGATCGTCACTGCCTTGCTGGTGACGGCCACGGCCCTGGTCGTGGCGGCCCTCTCCACGGGCGCCGTGGTGTTCCTGGCCGCCGCGCTGGCCATCGGCCTCGGGTCCGTGGCGGCGCAAGTGATCGTGCCGTTTGCCGCCCACCTGTCGCAGGAAGCGACGCGGGGACAGACGGTGGGCAAGGTGGTCAGCGGCTTGTTGCTGGGCATCATGCTGGCCCGCCCCGTGGCGTCGCTGGTGGCGGCCCACGCCAGCTGGCACGTGGTGTTTGGCGGCGCCGCCGTGCTGATGGTACTGCTGGCGCTGGTGCTGCGCCGCGCCTTGCCCGTGCGTCAGCCCGTGTCGAGCATGCGCTATCCGGCCCTGATGGCATCCTTGTGGCATTTGCTGCTGGGCACGCCCGTGCTGCGCCGCCGCGCCGCCTATCACGCTGGCCTGTTTGGCGCCTTCAGCCTGTTCTGGACCGTCACGCCGCTGGTGCTGTCCAGCCCCGCGTTCGGCCTGTCGCAAACGGGCATCGCCATCTTTGCCCTGGTGGGCATGGCGGGCGCCGTTGCCTCGCCCATCGCCGGCCGCCTGGCCGATGCAGGCCACACTTTGCCGGCCACGGCCGCCGCGCTGGCGCTGGGTATCGTCGCGTTTGCCTTGCCGATGTTTGCGCCGGAATCGAAACACGTGGCGCTGGGGTTGCTGGTGGTCGCCTCCATCGTGCTCGACATGGGCGTGGCGGCGAACCTGGTGCTGGGCCAGCGCGCCATCTTCAGCCTGGGCGCGGAAGTGCGGGGTCGCCTGAACGGTCTGTATTTCGCCCTGTTCTTTGCCGGCGGCGCGGCCGGTTCGGCCATCGGCGCCTGGGTGTATGCCAGCTACGGCTGGCAAGCGACCTTGCTGACCGGCATGGCGTTTCCGGGCCTGGCCTTGCTGGTGTGGCTGGGAGAATTTTTGCCGCAGGCCACGCGCCGCACGGCTTGA
- a CDS encoding pentapeptide repeat-containing protein, whose protein sequence is MTLDRAGIEQQLALQVRHFIDCAFDGEDLSRLDLQGCTFERCTFAETILFASKLARGTWRRCRAGSADFESVDAVDATFEGCDLNNTKWRRAKLASATYRGCKLTGASFEEVAHLGLTFEDSLLVGADLRGFSFRKATLKQLDFSDAYLAGCDFRDAVFEGGSLRNATIKLTKFQGADLRGADIDGFKLSEAALLKGAVITHAQAANFMRALDLVVI, encoded by the coding sequence ATGACCCTGGACCGCGCCGGCATCGAGCAGCAGCTGGCCCTGCAGGTGCGCCACTTCATCGATTGCGCCTTCGACGGCGAAGACTTGTCGCGCCTCGATTTGCAAGGCTGCACCTTCGAGCGCTGCACCTTTGCCGAAACCATCTTGTTCGCCAGTAAGCTGGCGCGCGGCACCTGGCGCCGCTGCCGCGCGGGCAGCGCCGATTTCGAATCCGTCGACGCCGTCGATGCCACGTTTGAAGGCTGCGACCTGAACAACACGAAATGGCGGCGCGCCAAGCTGGCCTCGGCCACCTACCGTGGCTGCAAGCTGACGGGCGCCTCGTTCGAGGAAGTGGCCCACCTTGGCCTCACTTTCGAAGACAGCCTGCTGGTGGGCGCCGACCTGCGCGGCTTTTCCTTCCGCAAGGCGACCTTAAAACAGCTCGATTTTTCCGACGCCTACCTGGCCGGCTGCGACTTCCGCGACGCCGTCTTCGAAGGCGGCAGCCTGCGCAATGCCACGATCAAACTAACGAAGTTCCAGGGCGCGGACTTGCGCGGCGCCGATATCGACGGTTTCAAATTAAGCGAAGCGGCGCTGCTGAAGGGCGCCGTCATCACGCATGCGCAGGCGGCGAACTTCATGCGGGCGCTGGATCTGGTGGTAATTTAA